From Xiphophorus couchianus chromosome 23, X_couchianus-1.0, whole genome shotgun sequence, one genomic window encodes:
- the tdo2a gene encoding tryptophan 2,3-dioxygenase A: MSRCPYFEKKHLLFKSKPSIEESQDASQAGADKDSKGRIIYGDYLQLDKITTAQVLQSELQGNKIHDEHLFIVTHQAYELWFKQILFELDSVREIFISGHVRDERNMLKVNTRIHRIVMIFRLLVDQFAVLETMTALDFFDFRTYLTSASGFESLQFRLLENKIGVQDNLRVPYNRRHYKDYIKGDDTETLLETEQEPTLLKLVEEWLERTPGLEVDGFNFWERLEINIFDGLNVEEKKIEKMPESEEKEKLMVEVVQQREHFMSLFDEKRHEHLVSKGERRLSYKALQGALMIYFFREEPRFQVPFQLLTSLMDMDTLMTKWRYNHVCIVHRMIGSKAGTGGSSGYHYLRSTVSDRYKVFVDLFNLATFLVPRHWVPKLNPNVHTFLYMAECCDSSYCSSEDSD; encoded by the exons ATGAGTCGATGCCCGTACTTTGAGAAGAAACATTT GTTATTCAAAAGTAAACCTTCTATTGAAGAAAGCCAGGATGCCTCGCAGGCAGGGGCAGACAAGGACAGTAAAGGAAGAATCATCTATGGAGACTACCTGCAG CTGGACAAAATAACCACAGCTCAAGTGTTGCAAAGTGAACTGCAAGGCAATAAAATCCACGACGAGCATCTTTTCATCGTCACCCACCAAG cctATGAACTGTGGTTCAAGCAGATTCTTTTTGAGCTCGATTCGGTGCGGGAGATTTTCATCAGCGGACAT GTTAGAGATGAACGCAACATGCTCAAAGTCAACACACGGATTCACCGGATAGTAATGATCTTCAGACTGCTGGTCGACCAATTCGCAGTTCTGGAAACAATGACAGCGCTGGATTTCTTTGACTTCAG GACGTACCTGACTTCCGCTTCTGGGTTTGAAAGCCTTCAGTTTCGACTTCTGGAGAACAAAATCGGGGTGCAGGACAACCTGAGGGTTCCTTACAACCGACGGCATTACAAGGACTACATTAAAGGGGATGACACTGAGACGCTTCTAGAGACAGAGCAAGAGCCAACACTTCTGAAGCTGGTTGAG GAGTGGCTGGAGAGAACGCCTGGCTTGGAAGTGGATGGATTCAATTTCTGGGAACGGCTTGAAATCAATATATTTGACGGGCTGAAtgtggaggaaaagaaaatcgAG aaaatgccAGAGtcagaggagaaggagaagctgATGGTTGAGGTCGTCCAACAGAGAGAGCACTTCATGTCCCTATTTGATGAAAAGCGTCATGAACATCTGGTCAGCAAAG GGGAAAGGCGGCTGTCTTACAAGGCTTTACAAGGTGCTCTGATGATTTACTTCTTCAG GGAAGAGCCGAGGTTCCAGGTTCCCTTCCAGCTGCTCACATCCCTCATGGACATGGACACCCTCATGACAAAATGGAGAT ACAACCATGTGTGCATAGTACATCGAATGATTGGCAGCAAAGCAGGCACAGGGGGCTCATCAGGCTACCACTACTTAAGATCCACTGTCAg TGACCGCTACAAAGTGTTCGTGGATCTATTTAACCTAGCAACGTTCCTGGTGCCTCGTCACTGGGTGCCCAAACTGAACCCCAACGTTCACACCTTCCTGTACATGGCCGAGTGCTGCGACAGCTCCTACTGCAGCAGCGAGGACTCGGACTAG